From Dasypus novemcinctus isolate mDasNov1 chromosome 8, mDasNov1.1.hap2, whole genome shotgun sequence, the proteins below share one genomic window:
- the IDNK gene encoding probable gluconokinase, translated as MGRPGVLLLMGVSGSGKSTVGALLASELGWKFYDADDYHPEENQTKMSKGIPLNDQDRIPWLCNLHDILLRDVASGQHVVLACSALKKMYRDILIRGKQGAPQKCDESGKEEKPPEVKLFVVHLSGAPEVISGRLLRRKGHFMPPELLQSQFDTLEPPSAPENFIQVSVDKDLSEITAIIIKTLNMN; from the exons GTCAACAGTGGGCGCTCTGCTGGCATCTGAG CTGGGATGGAAATTCTATGATGCCGATGATTATCACCCTGAAGAAAACCAAACGAAGATGAGTAAGGGGATCCCGCTGAATGACCAG GACAGGATTCCCTGGCTCTGCAACTTGCATGACATTTTATTACG AGATGTAGCCTCAGGACAGCATGTGGTTCTAGCCTGTTCAGCTCTGAAGAAAATGTACAGAGATATCTTAATACGAGGAAAACAAGGTGCTCCTCAGAAATGTGATGAgtcaggaaaggaagaaaagccgCCCGAGGTGAAGCTTTTTGTGGTCCACCTGAGTGGCGCGCCTGAGGTCATCTCTGGACGTTTACTGAGAAGAAAAGGACATTTTATGCCCCCTGAGTTACTGCAGTCCCAGTTTGATACTCTGGAGCCTCCATCAGCTCCAGAAAACTTCATCCAAGTTAGTGTGGACAAAGATCTTTCAGAGATAACTGCTATCATTATCAAAACTCTAAATATGAATTGA